From a region of the Posidoniimonas corsicana genome:
- a CDS encoding GNAT family N-acetyltransferase: MNDRGDQPTDPALAFATSIYHHPAWEDACGVYGLKFHALRSELDGAARGFLPLVQQSSPLFGRRLISLPWVDEAGAVGAPDAVASLLDRAVGLAGELGTGYSVIVKQPLTLGGGDLPPGWARQGGAKVLMRLRLESNADALWGRLSPKVRNQVRKAERSGLVTERGGAELLEDFYSVYSQNMRDLGSPSHCLRFFQTLVAGLGSCAEVYCIRLQSRAVGAGIVLHNGRSLDIPWASSLREFNPLCVNHGMYWAVLKDSCDAGHEWFHFGRSSVGSGQHRFKKQWGAEEASLAWWGHSLKQAEDQDPGAAGEKFGLAQRVWTRLPLWASRRIGPLIVRHAP, from the coding sequence ATGAATGACCGAGGCGATCAGCCAACCGACCCCGCGCTGGCGTTTGCGACGAGCATCTACCACCACCCGGCGTGGGAGGACGCGTGCGGTGTGTACGGGCTCAAGTTTCACGCCCTGCGGTCAGAGCTCGATGGTGCAGCCCGCGGGTTCCTGCCGCTCGTGCAGCAGTCTTCGCCACTGTTTGGCCGGCGTCTGATCTCTCTTCCTTGGGTTGACGAGGCGGGCGCCGTTGGTGCCCCCGATGCTGTGGCGTCTCTGTTGGATCGGGCGGTGGGACTGGCCGGCGAGTTAGGGACCGGCTACTCGGTGATCGTCAAGCAGCCGCTGACGCTGGGCGGCGGTGACCTCCCCCCTGGGTGGGCTCGCCAGGGGGGCGCGAAGGTGCTGATGCGGCTGCGCCTGGAGTCGAACGCGGATGCGTTGTGGGGCCGACTCTCGCCGAAGGTGCGAAACCAGGTCCGAAAGGCGGAGCGGTCGGGGCTGGTCACCGAACGGGGCGGCGCCGAGCTGCTGGAAGACTTTTACTCGGTCTACTCTCAGAACATGCGGGACCTGGGGAGCCCTTCCCACTGCCTCAGGTTCTTCCAGACGCTCGTCGCCGGGCTGGGAAGTTGCGCGGAGGTCTACTGCATCAGGCTCCAGAGCAGGGCGGTGGGAGCCGGGATCGTGCTGCACAACGGCCGGTCTCTCGACATCCCGTGGGCCTCGAGCCTCCGCGAGTTCAACCCGCTGTGCGTAAACCACGGAATGTATTGGGCCGTGCTGAAGGACTCCTGCGATGCCGGTCACGAGTGGTTCCATTTCGGACGCAGCAGCGTTGGGAGCGGTCAACACCGCTTCAAGAAGCAGTGGGGGGCGGAGGAGGCGTCGCTCGCCTGGTGGGGCCACTCGTTGAAACAAGCGGAAGACCAAGACCCCGGCGCGGCTGGCGAGAAGTTTGGTTTGGCCCAGCGCGTCTGGACTAGACTTCCGCTGTGGGCGTCACGACGGATCGGGCCTCTCATCGTCCGGCACGCACCCTGA
- a CDS encoding glycosyltransferase: MWPWFSRPADRWINKKMLVRAVNQAAAHLPRPLVAVTTLPIVADLTDSLDVDSWLYYCVDDLSLWPGLDGTTLREMESKLVERVDHVVTVSQTLQQRMGELGRESTLITHGVELDLWKASAIEPPVARSGPSAPQAVFWGLIDGRLETEWVLALADRLDRGSVVLVGPIETIDKRLRSHPRVSTTGAVAYESLPGIARSASVLVMPYKDLPVTRSMQPLKLKEYLATGLPVVARDLPATSEWSDCLDLVSTRDDFVDAVANRIDGGISAAQAAARVRLEQEGWEAKARSFLVEIERAAC; the protein is encoded by the coding sequence ATGTGGCCTTGGTTCAGCCGCCCCGCCGACCGATGGATTAATAAGAAGATGCTCGTCCGTGCGGTCAACCAGGCCGCGGCACACCTTCCGCGCCCCCTGGTGGCGGTCACCACCCTCCCAATCGTCGCAGACTTGACGGACTCGCTCGACGTCGACAGCTGGCTATATTACTGCGTTGACGACCTCTCACTTTGGCCCGGCCTGGACGGCACAACGCTTAGAGAGATGGAATCGAAGCTGGTTGAGCGGGTCGACCACGTGGTGACTGTGAGCCAGACGCTGCAGCAACGGATGGGCGAACTGGGGCGAGAGTCAACGCTGATCACGCACGGCGTGGAACTCGACCTGTGGAAGGCTAGTGCTATTGAACCACCAGTGGCAAGGTCCGGCCCGTCGGCGCCGCAAGCCGTCTTTTGGGGGTTGATCGATGGGCGGCTTGAGACCGAGTGGGTCCTGGCGTTGGCGGACCGTCTTGACCGCGGGTCGGTCGTGCTTGTAGGCCCGATTGAGACGATCGACAAGCGTTTGCGGTCGCACCCGCGTGTGTCGACTACCGGCGCTGTTGCGTACGAGAGCTTGCCCGGGATTGCCCGTTCCGCTTCGGTGCTAGTCATGCCCTACAAGGACCTGCCGGTCACCAGGTCGATGCAGCCGCTGAAGCTCAAGGAGTACCTTGCGACTGGGCTGCCGGTGGTTGCGCGTGACCTGCCGGCAACCTCTGAGTGGTCAGACTGCCTCGACCTCGTTTCGACGCGGGACGACTTCGTCGATGCAGTCGCGAATCGAATCGACGGTGGGATCTCCGCGGCACAGGCCGCCGCGCGGGTCCGCCTGGAGCAAGAGGGATGGGAGGCGAAGGCTAGGTCCTTCCTCGTGGAGATCGAGAGGGCCGCGTGCTGA
- a CDS encoding polysaccharide biosynthesis/export family protein translates to MPRELSKVVLPDYIIEPPDVLEIEAIRLVPRSPYQLEPLDVVAIAAQGLLPEQQITGEYTIQPNGTIHLGFELGAVQAAGMSAEQLQANLDRLLNEAYRAPKVSVTLSQLGAQQQIAGEHLVAPDGRVNLGTYGRVQLVGLTIDEARAKLEAHLSTYLEDPKISLDVLGYNSKVFYVVTQGAGLGDGVVILPTRGNETVIDAIGQIQGLQSTSSTRMWVARPGGNSCGGDQVLPVDWLAITQRGDVTTNYQLLPGDRLYVSEDKLMAFDTKMAKIFAPLERVFGVTLLGTSTVRQLEGRNNGGFGGGF, encoded by the coding sequence GTGCCGCGGGAGCTGTCAAAGGTAGTTCTGCCGGACTACATCATCGAGCCGCCTGATGTGCTCGAGATTGAGGCGATCCGCCTGGTTCCCAGGTCCCCATACCAGCTAGAGCCGCTGGACGTCGTTGCGATCGCCGCCCAGGGATTGCTGCCCGAGCAACAGATTACGGGCGAGTACACTATCCAACCCAATGGCACCATCCATTTGGGCTTTGAATTAGGGGCCGTGCAGGCAGCTGGGATGAGCGCCGAACAGCTGCAGGCTAACCTCGACAGGCTCTTAAATGAAGCCTACAGAGCGCCAAAGGTCTCTGTGACGCTCAGCCAGCTCGGCGCCCAGCAGCAGATCGCTGGTGAGCACCTTGTGGCGCCAGATGGTCGGGTCAATTTGGGGACATACGGCCGGGTTCAGCTGGTCGGGCTAACCATCGACGAGGCTAGAGCGAAGCTCGAGGCTCACCTATCGACCTACCTGGAAGACCCGAAGATTAGCCTCGATGTGCTTGGCTACAACAGCAAGGTCTTCTATGTCGTGACGCAGGGGGCGGGGCTGGGCGACGGCGTCGTCATCCTCCCCACACGTGGCAACGAGACGGTCATTGACGCGATCGGTCAGATCCAGGGGCTCCAATCGACCTCCAGTACACGCATGTGGGTCGCCCGCCCCGGTGGAAACTCCTGCGGCGGCGACCAAGTGCTGCCGGTCGATTGGCTCGCGATCACGCAGCGCGGTGACGTGACTACCAATTACCAGCTCTTGCCAGGAGACAGGCTATATGTCTCGGAGGACAAGCTGATGGCGTTCGATACGAAGATGGCAAAGATCTTCGCACCGCTAGAGCGTGTGTTTGGCGTCACCCTACTGGGTACCTCAACCGTGCGGCAACTCGAAGGTCGAAACAATGGAGGATTTGGCGGCGGCTTCTAG
- a CDS encoding aminotransferase class V-fold PLP-dependent enzyme has translation MLSVRDDFLAFTCDPTLVYLDSAATTLKPRCVVDEVSWCLTEGASAIYRGVHRRGVELTARFDDARATIARWFGVADDEVVITTGATGAINLVRNGWPDLNSVVTTIVEHHSNLLPWTNVQSCRTLPCDPCGRVSAEDLDKELLSAPADLVAVSHVSNVLGVIQPVSELAEVAHRHGALLLLDAAQSASHLPVEPNLCGADFIACSGHKMLGPSGVGALVATSEALARLKPISWGGGMVESVSPDDVRLQPAPRRFEAGTPPVESVLGWATALDYLESIGRENLTEHTRALTLAAIKRFSGVRGVRVHGPADVEEQLGIVSLSVDGWESHAAARVLSQRGNICVRSGFHCAEPLHQRLGLRPTLRLSFQAYNDHSDIEKACAVIEQLAQTQIG, from the coding sequence GTGCTCAGTGTCCGCGACGATTTCCTGGCGTTCACTTGCGACCCGACGTTGGTCTACCTGGACAGCGCGGCTACCACGCTCAAGCCGCGCTGCGTCGTCGATGAGGTTTCGTGGTGCCTCACCGAAGGAGCGTCGGCCATCTACCGCGGGGTCCACCGCCGAGGCGTCGAGTTGACCGCCCGCTTCGATGATGCGAGGGCCACCATCGCCCGCTGGTTTGGCGTGGCCGACGACGAGGTGGTCATCACGACCGGCGCCACGGGCGCCATCAACCTTGTGCGGAACGGTTGGCCCGATCTCAACAGCGTCGTGACGACGATCGTCGAACACCACAGTAACCTGTTGCCGTGGACGAACGTGCAGTCCTGCCGGACATTGCCGTGCGACCCGTGCGGGCGGGTCTCCGCGGAGGACCTCGACAAGGAGCTGTTGTCCGCTCCGGCCGATCTGGTTGCCGTGTCGCACGTAAGTAACGTCTTGGGTGTGATCCAGCCCGTCTCCGAGTTGGCGGAAGTCGCCCATAGGCACGGGGCCCTGCTGCTTCTGGACGCGGCGCAGAGCGCGAGCCACCTGCCGGTTGAGCCAAACTTGTGCGGCGCCGACTTCATCGCCTGCAGCGGCCACAAAATGCTGGGTCCCAGCGGCGTCGGCGCGCTGGTCGCCACGTCGGAGGCGCTAGCGCGACTGAAGCCAATCAGCTGGGGGGGCGGCATGGTCGAGTCGGTTAGCCCCGATGACGTGCGGCTGCAGCCTGCCCCTCGACGCTTCGAAGCAGGCACGCCTCCGGTGGAGTCAGTGCTCGGCTGGGCCACGGCGCTCGACTACCTCGAATCGATTGGTAGGGAGAATCTAACTGAGCACACAAGGGCGCTGACGCTTGCCGCGATTAAGAGATTTAGCGGTGTGAGAGGGGTCCGCGTCCACGGCCCCGCCGATGTAGAAGAACAATTGGGCATCGTCTCGCTCTCGGTAGACGGGTGGGAGTCCCACGCGGCCGCGAGGGTCCTGAGCCAACGCGGCAATATCTGCGTCCGGTCCGGTTTCCACTGCGCTGAACCCCTACACCAGCGGCTCGGGCTGCGGCCGACGCTGCGGCTGAGCTTCCAGGCGTACAACGACCATTCCGATATCGAGAAGGCCTGCGCGGTCATCGAACAGCTCGCGCAGACGCAGATCGGATGA
- a CDS encoding glycosyltransferase family 4 protein, producing the protein MLTEPESTSGRSVATGSAAKMPMVLHPRVVTGSGGGPDKTILNSPRFLRSLGYDSACMYLRPPNDPGFEAIRARAEELGAPLEEIDDRGAADWRVLSRALEVCRRLDVRVWHGHDYKTNLMGLLLRRWRPMRLVTTVHGWVHHTSRTPLYYKLDRWALKHYERVICVSPDLLEECSEIGVREDRRLLIENAIDCKQFRRRRSPGEARQALGLPADGFLIGGVGRLSPEKGFDVLVRSVARLHVLGMKPMLAILGDGDQRTALQSLIDTAGLGAHARLMGFQSNTREWFEAMDLFALSSLREGLPNVALEAMAVETPVVATRVAGVPRLIQDGRSGLIVPIGDEEALSGAICQLITDPRMRADIAANGRRVIEDQYNFSSRMEKIRDVYASLGV; encoded by the coding sequence GTGCTGACCGAACCAGAATCAACGTCGGGCCGAAGCGTCGCCACGGGGTCCGCGGCCAAGATGCCGATGGTTCTCCACCCGCGGGTCGTCACCGGGTCGGGCGGCGGCCCGGACAAGACCATCCTCAACTCGCCTCGGTTCTTGCGTTCCCTGGGATACGACTCCGCGTGCATGTATCTTCGACCGCCAAACGACCCGGGTTTTGAGGCGATCCGAGCCAGGGCCGAAGAATTGGGCGCGCCGCTGGAAGAGATCGACGACCGGGGCGCCGCCGACTGGCGCGTGCTGTCCCGCGCACTGGAGGTGTGCCGACGGTTAGATGTGCGCGTCTGGCACGGCCACGACTACAAGACCAACCTGATGGGCCTCCTGCTGCGGCGGTGGCGGCCCATGCGTCTAGTGACCACCGTGCACGGATGGGTCCACCACACTAGCCGCACGCCGCTCTACTACAAGCTGGACCGCTGGGCGCTCAAACACTATGAGCGAGTCATCTGTGTGTCGCCCGATCTGCTGGAAGAGTGCAGCGAGATCGGCGTCCGGGAGGACAGGCGACTGTTGATCGAGAACGCGATCGATTGCAAACAGTTCCGGCGCCGCCGCAGCCCTGGCGAGGCCAGGCAGGCACTCGGGCTACCGGCCGATGGGTTCCTGATCGGGGGGGTGGGGAGGCTTTCTCCGGAGAAAGGATTCGACGTGCTTGTTAGGTCGGTTGCCCGACTGCACGTGCTGGGTATGAAGCCAATGCTCGCGATCCTTGGCGACGGCGACCAACGGACGGCTCTGCAGTCGCTGATTGACACGGCCGGACTCGGTGCGCACGCTAGGCTAATGGGATTCCAGTCCAATACCAGGGAGTGGTTCGAGGCGATGGACCTCTTCGCGCTCAGCAGCCTGCGTGAGGGCCTGCCGAACGTGGCGCTCGAAGCGATGGCGGTCGAGACGCCCGTCGTCGCGACGCGCGTTGCTGGCGTGCCGAGGCTGATCCAGGACGGCCGCAGCGGTCTGATCGTTCCTATCGGGGACGAGGAGGCGCTGTCCGGGGCGATTTGCCAGCTCATCACGGACCCCAGGATGCGGGCGGATATTGCCGCCAACGGGCGCCGAGTCATTGAGGACCAGTACAACTTTTCGTCGCGGATGGAAAAGATTCGCGACGTCTATGCATCGTTGGGGGTATAG
- a CDS encoding phenylacetate--CoA ligase family protein: MSQLQREKQDRLVRCASGVEFWKERLALASQAGDLETVDTGRIPPVSKSELAAAFPDRAIHPSSPQSDLRFAATRGTTQRMICVHDFAKRDAIRAANIVTLRASGYRLGMRMVEIPPDICDVVCGEQGERDEGVLRHLLGILRYNRWRDANTYRDLRGLVERNWVYNRKTYPPFGAGGSHPGTARLDYYIDRLQRDRPFLLKGLTTYLYQIAQRVLERGRIDLEIPVIKPLGSGATPHMRETLETAFGGRFWDDYGSAELGSVAFSCGDSDGMHVLEDLFIVEVLDSQGAPTPPGEVGEVVVTDLANHAMPLIRYRVGDLGRLLEGECQCGRLSRRLRVEGRLQDALRDSQGNWVTSNEIAEHIYRLPWVDQFQLVERREDLLEITVVIRQGLRPDEGQLSSYFRDRLGREVRLRIRTARSISPEPGGKFRWVKALPAKPLTTAGAVNAG, translated from the coding sequence GTGTCGCAGTTGCAGCGCGAGAAGCAAGATCGTCTTGTGCGTTGCGCGTCGGGTGTTGAGTTCTGGAAGGAGCGTCTCGCGCTCGCCTCGCAGGCGGGAGATTTGGAAACTGTTGACACAGGCCGAATCCCGCCCGTCAGCAAGTCAGAGCTTGCGGCGGCGTTCCCCGATCGTGCGATCCACCCATCTTCGCCCCAATCGGACCTCAGATTTGCCGCCACACGGGGCACCACGCAGCGGATGATCTGCGTCCACGACTTTGCCAAGCGTGACGCTATCCGCGCCGCAAACATCGTGACATTGCGTGCATCGGGCTACCGCTTGGGCATGCGGATGGTAGAGATACCGCCCGATATCTGCGACGTTGTTTGCGGGGAGCAAGGGGAGCGAGACGAGGGGGTGCTTCGACACCTTCTAGGGATTCTTCGGTACAATCGCTGGCGAGACGCCAACACCTACCGTGATCTGCGGGGCCTCGTAGAGCGCAACTGGGTCTATAACCGCAAGACCTATCCGCCGTTTGGGGCGGGGGGCAGTCATCCAGGTACGGCTCGACTTGACTACTATATCGACAGGCTTCAACGCGACAGGCCGTTTTTGTTGAAGGGCCTGACGACGTACCTTTACCAGATTGCCCAACGGGTACTAGAGCGTGGACGCATCGACCTTGAGATTCCGGTTATCAAGCCGCTGGGCTCGGGCGCGACGCCACACATGCGCGAAACGCTCGAAACTGCTTTTGGCGGAAGATTCTGGGACGACTATGGAAGCGCCGAGCTGGGGTCCGTGGCTTTCTCGTGTGGAGATTCTGACGGCATGCATGTGCTGGAGGACCTGTTTATCGTCGAGGTGCTAGACAGCCAGGGGGCCCCGACGCCGCCAGGCGAGGTCGGTGAGGTGGTGGTGACTGATCTGGCGAACCACGCTATGCCGCTCATCCGCTATCGTGTGGGCGACCTGGGGCGTCTATTGGAAGGCGAATGCCAGTGCGGTAGGCTGTCGCGCCGGCTTAGGGTGGAGGGGCGCCTGCAGGACGCGCTGCGCGATAGTCAGGGGAATTGGGTCACAAGCAACGAGATCGCCGAGCACATATACAGGCTTCCGTGGGTCGATCAATTCCAGCTCGTCGAGCGCCGCGAGGACTTGCTTGAAATAACGGTCGTCATCCGCCAGGGGCTTCGGCCCGACGAGGGGCAGCTGTCTTCCTACTTCCGCGATCGGCTGGGTCGAGAAGTGCGTCTGCGAATCCGGACCGCCAGGAGTATCAGCCCGGAGCCGGGCGGCAAGTTCCGCTGGGTCAAGGCGTTGCCCGCAAAGCCTCTTACAACGGCCGGCGCCGTCAACGCGGGATAG
- a CDS encoding NAD-dependent epimerase/dehydratase family protein, giving the protein MEDESASSALVTGCAGLIASRTADLLLDAGVPVVGVDNLNDYYDVALKLHRLDRLRSRKGFTFVGIDIEDKPAVDKLFSEHAFSVAYNLAARAGVRYSIENPHVYFSTNVVGSLNLLEAIRRHGTKKYVLASTSSLYAGQPMPFIETLPVNTPLSPYAASKKASEVLAYTYHQLFGIDVSIVRYFTVYGPAGRPDMSVFRFIRWIDQGDPIQVYGDGSQARDFTYVDDIARGTIDASRPLGYEIINLGGGNNPVTLLELIGKIERQLDKEAVIQHHPFHRADMKVTWANIDKAARLLEWRPEVSLDDGIARTVRWYRDNLPFAAKIKV; this is encoded by the coding sequence GTGGAAGATGAATCTGCCTCGTCCGCCCTGGTCACCGGGTGCGCCGGCCTCATTGCCAGTCGGACGGCCGACCTACTGCTCGACGCTGGTGTACCGGTAGTTGGTGTAGACAACCTCAACGACTACTACGACGTCGCACTTAAGCTACACCGGCTAGACCGACTACGGTCGCGGAAAGGCTTCACGTTTGTAGGAATCGACATCGAGGACAAGCCGGCGGTCGATAAGCTGTTTTCCGAGCACGCGTTTAGTGTGGCCTACAATCTCGCCGCGCGGGCGGGAGTGCGGTACAGCATTGAGAACCCTCACGTTTACTTCTCCACGAACGTGGTCGGCTCGCTCAACCTGCTGGAGGCAATTCGCAGGCACGGGACTAAGAAGTATGTGCTGGCGTCGACCTCGTCGCTCTATGCAGGCCAGCCAATGCCCTTTATCGAGACCTTACCGGTCAACACGCCGCTCTCGCCGTACGCCGCTTCTAAGAAGGCTTCCGAGGTCCTCGCCTATACGTACCACCAGTTGTTCGGCATCGACGTGTCGATAGTCCGCTACTTCACTGTGTATGGGCCTGCCGGCCGTCCCGATATGAGTGTGTTCCGCTTCATCAGATGGATCGACCAGGGCGACCCCATCCAAGTCTATGGCGACGGCTCCCAGGCCCGAGATTTCACCTACGTGGATGACATCGCCCGAGGCACCATCGACGCGTCACGGCCACTGGGGTACGAGATCATCAACCTGGGCGGCGGTAACAACCCGGTCACGCTCCTTGAGTTGATTGGCAAGATCGAGCGTCAACTGGACAAAGAGGCCGTCATCCAGCACCATCCATTCCACCGCGCCGACATGAAGGTCACGTGGGCCAACATCGACAAAGCGGCGCGACTACTCGAATGGCGCCCCGAGGTCTCGCTGGACGATGGTATTGCAAGAACGGTCCGATGGTACCGCGACAATCTCCCATTTGCGGCAAAGATCAAGGTCTGA